CTCTAGTTGGAGTTGCTAGTTCACACTGATGAGCAGAATGAGGCAAaatgatcaatttttttttctttatcctgttACTGTTGATTCAGACCTTTTGTGACTCCTGCTCATTTCCACCTTTCAGTAGTTAAAGGACCCTTTCAAACCAGATCTCTTTTACTGTGtattctctgtttattttttttttcattcatgtatttattccacaattaaaataaatcataattcaaagccataacatttttaaaaggtaaaggaGAATCTGTGTCACAGCTGTATTAATAAAACAGACATTGGTCTAAAGTGCAACACTAAACAGGTGTTCTCTGTTCCCATGGTGGAATAAATACATAACAATTACACATAAAATTTCACTGAAGATCTGAGATGACGCAAATAAGCCTTTGAAACAAACTGCCCGACGAATGGAAGCAGGCTGCAAATAATTCCTATTAACACTGAACTGCAAGATAGAAAAGTCCCCAAGGTGGCTAACATTTTCATGTGCCTGGCCTGAGCTTCTATCTTCCTTCCTCAGTCACATCCTAATCCAGAAAGGCTGCCCCACCCCATGTTCAATTCGCCACCATAAGTACCCAGGGACCTCAGCACAGATGGCCGCTAATGAGCCTGTGTGCAACCTTCATCAGAAGCTCCAGGGAAATTAGGAGCCCAAATGCAGGGAGCAACATCGTTTCTTTAAACAATAGTTTTAACTGCTGAATGAGCTCTGGCAGGCCACGTGCATTTTCATAACAAACCAAAATATTGTCTTAATATCTTTCCGCTCTTCTTTAAGAATGTTAAGTGGGACATtctagtaaaaaacaaaaaaattacagaaataatgaaaaatgaaaattcaaaagatGTGTGCCAACAAGCAAACCAGGCCTCTGCAGCCTGACTCATTTGTTTCTGGGCCGTGAGGCCATGTGGAGGGCGATCAGGCAGTAGACGGTCCCTCCCACTGTCAGCGCCATGGTGGTCCGGTATAGCATTTGGTCAGGCAGGCCGCGTTTCAGGTGGACAGGCACACCGTCAGATTTCTGGAAAAACTTCTGCAGCTCTGGAACTGTGTTTTTCCCAGCATAATCATATGCAATAGAACTGGAACTCAGTTTAGTTTGGTGTGGCAAATATGATAGACGGTGCTTCTGTGGAAACAACAGGCCTTAATCCCTGAGGGCTATAGGCATCGGAAGCCCATGCTCCGGCCAACTTCTGCGTGAAGCCACTGAACTTATAATTACATGACGCCCCGTCTGGACTTCCCGCAGCCACTGCCCACGCGACTGCCGCAGAGAAGGCAATACTCTGTTTATTATGATGATGCATACATATCTTGCCTCCGTCTGGGTACATACAGAACCTAACATGGTGTAAGGCATTGGTGGTTCATGTTTGTTGATCTGAAATgttagtttaaaattttcagcTAAAACCAAAGTTTGGAACATCTTAGTGTGCCATGTGGTGATCGTCTCTCATCGCTGGTAGTCATCAGATGCCGGTTTATAGAtgctgtgggagatggtgaggagcaACATGTGGTTTCATTCTTTCAGAAGTTTTCAATCTCCTAGACAGAAGTATTTGATTGCATTTTCTAGCTGTCTGTTATTTTATAGCATTAGTATACCAAAAGAGTTTTTTTGGGGGTAGTGCGTATGTGTCTAGGGAAAGTTGTATCTGATTTTCAAATGCAAAGTTTATGTATAAATAGTATGATAGGAGATTCCTCTGGCTTGAATGGAGAAGGCCCTGCATCTGTATTGAGACTGAGAGCCCAGACAGGCCTGCCCACTTCCTAGTTATGCCACTTTGGGCATCCTCTCTGTGTGACCTGTGTAAGTGATGTGGAGCCCTTAGGAAAAAACATACCATGTAAATCTTCAGTACTACTTTATTTTCACAGGTTAGGTGAATTTTGTTAACTTTATTATAGAAATAAGAATTCCTGCTGTCTTATCTGTGTAACAGCAATCTtgggttagaaaaaaaaaaatctgtctaatTAATACTTAAGAATGCCTAAGATTTTTAAACCACAAAAGTTCTCAATAATTAAGTTTCTGTGTCCTTGATATACTTTGCTATTATCAGTCTTAGACCACTCCAgggttctttattttctttccttttggtcaAAGAATAGGAAAATGTGACTTGCTACTGTGCCCTGCTTTTCACAACTGCTTGCCTTTACTGGCTAGTATTTACTTGAAGAAATGATTGCTGCGTGGGTCATCACCAGTGGGGAGGGTTCATCTTTCCCTTTGCCTGCATAGGACTGGATAAGGGAGATTTCAGAAGAGCAGCAACAAATCTGTTTGAAATCTGATaggatggttctttttttttttttaatggaaatgacACATATACAAAGGATAGTCTTTAAGTTAAACCACAGGTAAGGGAAAGGGTTCATCTTAGTCTATGTAAAATTAAAACAGCAGAGAAAGCATAATTTTCATGGAGTATTAGatttggaaagaaataataattttatctaGTCCAACCTCCTACTAGTGAATAAACACTCATTTTGTGTTTATAGAAAAACCTGTTTGAAGTTTGAAACAGGAACTTGGTTTTGAAAATGCTTCATTGCctaattattttttgctttttctagtGGTAGTTTTTCCCCTGGAGTTAAATTATATCTAAACCTTTATATCTACAAAAGCATAAATATATTTGCATCTCTGAGGTTTTTATACCATTGAATGGATCCTAAGTAGAAAGGGAAGGTTTTTACTTTGGTCGGAAGTCATTCAGGTGAATAGTTGtaatttttaaatcactgtttGATTAATGTGCATAATAGCTTTAAAGTAGATAAAATTTTGCATCTCTTTGCCCAATACTACCCTGCAGTTTCCATCAGGCTAGTGCTTGTTTTACTTGCTCTGatcactttctgccacaaatatatgaatatgtgaGTGTGTTTTGAGTGTCATGCCCAAATGCTTTTACAGTTGTagttaaatctatttttttgGTGTTGTGAATTTTTGTTCTTAGCTGTTAAAAATTAAGAGGGTAATATTTACCCAACAGTTTGATTTTATAAGGAACCAAAGGAATGATCTTTGTTGTCTTGAAAAAAGTAGCAATTTTAAAAGGATGTTCACTAAATATTGTGAAATCATCATTCTACCCAGGGAGATAGGTTTGAAACTAGACTGTTGCTCCCACTTGCAgatgaaaatgagaaatttatgACTGATTTACCTAGAGTTCAGCTGTGTAAAGTGTGTCCATTTTATCTTCATTACTGGTATCATACCACATTCATACAAACTCACCAACAGCATTTCTGTTGTTATACATATCTGTTACTTTCAGATGCATTGATTTCAGCAGATAACCACCAAGAGAAATTTTGTATAATGTTATTTTTCCGCAACGTGTATTGTTAGCTCAGCCATTTTTTATGGGTGGAGGCTTGATCATCATGATGGAGTCAAAAAGATGTAATCagcattggagaaagaaaacatgagatacaatgaaggaaaaataactgCATAAGTGGCTGAGTGTATTTAATACATTAGAAAATAGGGTGCTAAAATAGATACTTCTTACACTATCAGCCCTGTTTCAGAGATCTGAAAACTGTCAATGCTTTGTCCATTGATGTGGATGTCCAGGTCAGTCCTGTTTGGGCTCTTGGAGACCAGAGGAGTTTGAAATTCAGGAATGGTCTTGTCAAAATTCTCCATCTTGATTTGATACTCCCCTTTGGAGCCTCGGGTCAACAGAGATGCAAAACAGTGACGTAACATGATCTCGGAGGGCAGGTAGGATGTCCTCCTCTGGCACGTTTCTCCAGTGCCTTCCTGCGTTGCTGAAAGGAACACGACCAGTTCAAAGTGGGGAGGGTTTTCATGCTGGAGCAGAGTAGCCAGAGGACTTGATGGTGTAATAGCGTGGTAGTAGGTGAGTGGAAAGATAAAGAATGGACACTCCTCAGAACTGACGCTGTCAAGGTGGAAGTCCACACTGGTCTGGTAGAGTTTGCCGTTTTCTCGTTCCTGATAGAGTATAGCTGAGACCCGAACATTGGTTAGAGGGCTAGGTCGAGTGTTGGCCACTTGGAAAATGAGATTAGGTTTGCCATCTATGTGAGCTACTACTGCTAAGTCAGTAAAGCGAATTGAGAAAGCTCGATTTTTTGGCCGGGCAATCTTCGCCACAAAGGCACCTAAATTAGAAACCATTGAGTGTTTTTTAGAACGAACACTAGAAATGTCATTACCTTTTCTGAATGACAAGGATCTAGCAAATTGTTATGCATTTCTTAGTGTCGTGCCTgccaaatatttcagaaattcaaCTTACTGATTTCTCATTAGCCTGAAGCTTTTTTCAAAACAGtacatatattcttattttaaaactgatttcaaaatggataaggaaaattCATTTGTCACATAGAAATGTAAAACTTTTTAAGTTTGTTAGGAAGTCAGAGTGGTCATTGCCTATATTCCTACCCctgctttaaaaagaaaggcaACAGAAAGTAAATGCAATTTCGTTGCCACCAGATTACTTCAAGTTGAAATAGAGATTAGATTCATAGTAGAATGATTTGGTGTAGGGAAGGGACCAGTAGAACAAGTGGCCCGTTGAagaatttttaactttgaaatttatacaaagccttttttcttttaaaaaggctttGGCTCTCAGGTGATTTGAGTGTATGCTTCAAGTGCATCCTCCTTGTGCGTGCcaaccaccccccctcccccgccccccgcaacaACTCCAGATCAGGGTTTCTTAACTGCTGTGCCACAGATGTTGGCAGGCTGGTGAGGTCTATGGACCTCTTATCAAAATTATGCTTTAAATGCATtaaagtaaaatacataaaaaggaagccaaatatgtgtgtgtgtgtgaatgtatatatatatatatatatatattttatgctaaGGGTGTGTATTCTTGTTCTCTATCATGCAATACTGACTGTGCTGCTCTGGGCTCACTAGTATTGAGTAAATGTTGAAAAGATGAACTCAGGAGAAAATTCTAACccagtaaatgtttaaaaaaagaacagattcttCTAGGTAAAAATGACTGTCAGTAATATGCATTGAACATATTTATTcacttctttaagaaaatatttagctCCTTTGAAAAAttccttttagatttttttgttcaTGAACAAAATTACAATGATCCCTTTTTTCTTAAGTTTCAATAGGTAAAGTTTAAATACAgagtcaagtttttaaaaatttctccagTTGTTTGACCCTTGAGTCTTTCTTCTCAGTCTCAGGAATTACTTGTCAATAATGCAAATGGATTGTTCTGGAATACGATTGCTTATAACTGACTATACCCATTCCAAAACATCCCTGTGCTTTGTTAAAGAGCGGAAGCATTACCTGTGATAAACGCCTCTAGCATGAGGCCCAGGAGCATTTGTATGGCAAGCAGTGCGATAGCACTCGGACAGTCGCTGCTGGGGAACATGGTGCCGTAACCAATGGTGAGCTGGGTCTCCAGGGAGAAGGAGAATGCCGCTGCGAAACTGGTGATGTGCTTGACACAGATAGTGTGGTTTTCAGGTGGGGCGTCATGATCTAGTCCCAGGTCACCATTCATCTCAGCTAGAACATACCAGAGCGCTGCAAAGACAAGCCAGTGGATGACAAAAGAGGCGGCGAAGACCAGCATCATCCAGCGCCAGCGCATGTCCATTAGGGTTCCCCAGGCGTCTCGAAGATACACAAGACCTGTTTGCGCGCCGTCCATTTGAAGCGTGCTGTGACCATCCTTGGTAACCATCCTCCGGCGCCTCTGAGTCAGGAGAGGAGCAATAACTTTGCAGTGACTGCCATCCATCTCAGGCTGTAATGCTCTGAAATCGAGAGTGTATTAGTAAACCCTAAACTGTTTCAGAGGTAATATTATTTATATCCTGAGACttagttttgtaatttttttttgcaatgctTCCTCGACTACTAGCAGGCTTTCCCAGTCTGAtagctctttctgttttctctttttgcataAGGGAGCATTCACTGACTTAGTCATTCGTTTGATAGCTCATCATGGATTGCCTTGAGATACCTCGTACTGGTTCCTTTAAGAACTGTTAAAATCCtgtttggcattttaaaaaacttctgaGGGCTGGGGTTACCATTCATGTCTTTTTTGacacttttgtctttttcttgcaCAAGTCCAGGCTTCAGGTGTGTTTATTTGATGCAACATTATgtgtaaataactttttttaattaattaagaaCTTATAACTGAATAATGAAAAGGAATATTAAATATGTGTTCCtttgttaaaataaatagaaatcattTAGAAGTGTAGCGTTTAACTGAAAATGTTTGGAAGCCAAGCTCAGCAATAGGATAAGATTAAGCTTTTAGAGATTTGTAGTTCTATTGTATGCTTTATAATTAGCCTGTTGAAATTTCATAAttagattttatttgtttttgttactttGTGGCCATTTTCATGGAGTCTTTCCTTCCATGGCTGGTGGATTGCCAGCCTTTTGAATATTCTTGGTTCTGACTACATAGTAGAGTAGAGAGATAAGAAATTTGAGGTAGAGATTCCAAGGTaatattaatttcaaaagtaaatgaTCCAGAAGAAAAAGCTTCAAGTTAAATGAACTAAAATAATCATTAAGACCATCAAATGgcaatttttaaagcattaataAAACTAGCTTTTAACTGTAGTCATTTTTAATCTGTGTTGATGTTTTCTCTGTGGTGAGTAGAAGTTGTAACGTGTGCTTTCCATGTGACCGTCCCCGCATACGACAGAGGTGCAGAGGACTCGGGCAGAGGCAGCCAGGGACAGACCGGGAGACGCGGCTTTGCTTCCCTTGAGTGCTCCTCTCTTCTCTGCCGCAGTCCAGTACTTGGGGTTTGTGTGTGACTCTTATTTTTTCAGGCTTCTTCCTTCAGAAGTAGATGCCCTTGGAAGTGTTGCGTGTCACCTTCCTCCCTTTTGAATGACAGCGATGCTTAAGAAGGTAACTGGAGACGTGTGGAGCTAGGCTATTGCTTGAGTTTGCTGGACTCTCCTCTGTTTAGGAACTTTGGGGTTTTGGAGGCTGCCTTCCCATGTTGGAATTGGACCTTAGCAGCCGAGTACTTTCCCTTTTGTCCTTAGGCtgattttgcatttattattgatattagagacattctcttatattttctttagatttGAGTTGCTGATGGAACACTGGGATGACTGTTAAATTTATTTAGATTACATGGTCATTTCAGTTtcatattataaatttttaaaaatcttaggaatttaatgttttataatttattatcctAACCAGTTGTAATTATCGttttatttagtgtttattttttttcttggcacAGCTATTTAATGACTCATTTTATCAGATTTTTTGATGTTTTAGAAGACCTGATATCTGCTGTTttgtaaattataataataataaaatactcaTAAGCATTTTGCTAGGTGCTTTATTATTGCATTGTCTCTAATTCTTTGGGATCTCAGCAACATAGACATTGctatcccatttttcagatgagatcaCTGAGGATCCTAATTTTCACAGGGCATTTGGATTATTTTCCAAATCTGGCTAACTTTAcagttgggtttttgtttttttttaaactataagaaGCTGTCTCATTTAGAGAGTTTGGTAAGATAAGTCTTCTCAAGATAATTGATACTGCATTCACAAGATCGTCTTTGACAGCCTAATTTTTAGCATCTTTAGTAGATGCTCTTTCTGTCCCCATAAATGTCTCAGGTATCCATTTTAAATCATTgattgttttattaataatttttatgtcaATATTGATTAATTATATTAGCTAATAtagattatttattatttgacaGGGATCATACCAAACACGTAACATGTGAAGCCAATAGCAGTGCCAGACACAGAGTAACCTCATGGGCTATTTGTTGCTTTATTGGTATTAATAATACTTCTTATGTGCACAGGAGtgctctgtcctgtctgactctttgtaatcccgtggactgtatcctgccaggcttctctgtcaatgggattctttaggcaagaatactggagtgggttgcagtttcctcccccaggggatcttcccgacccaggtatccaatgtgtgtctctgtctcctgcattggccggcgggttctttaccactgagccacctaagcagcccagtgtttcttaacCTTCATAGTAATAAATACCATTATTAATGCAATTTTATAGGTAATGAAGTTGAGGCACAGTGTATTTCCTTAGATCACAAATAGTAAGTGGTGGTGAATTCCTGCTCAGTCTGTAGACCAGAGTCAGTGCTATATTGCCTCAAAAATCGACATTTGACCCTAGTAAGCCTTTGTGAATAACAGTGTTCCATTTGACTAGTTTTGTCAAGGAGCCCTCCTGAGTATTCTTCAAAAATGCTTAGGCAAAGACCTGTGATTTGTAgacaagaaatatattttcagctAAGGTAGATATCTTGCATGATTAGAAGATTAGtaaggaagtttccataagccttttgtctttatccatcagagggcagacagaatgaaaaccacagtcacagaaaactaatcaaactgatcatatggaccacagccgtgtcttactcaatgaaactatgagccatgccatgtagggccacccaagagagacgggtcatagtggagagttctgacaaaacgtgatccactggagaagggaatggcaaactacttcagtattcttgccttgagaactccatgaacagtatgaaaaggcaaaaagataggacactgaaagatgaactcccgaggtcagtaggtgcccaatgtgctactggagatcagaggagaaataactccagaaagaatgaagagatggagccaaagcaaaaacgacacccagttgtggatgggactggtgatagaagcaaggtccagtgctgtaaagagcactattgcataggaacctggaatgttaggtccatgaatcaaggcaaattggaagtggtcaaacaggagatggcaagagtgaacgtgaacagtctaggaatcagcgaactaagatggactggaatgggtgaatttaactcagatgaccattgtatctactactgtgggcacggatcccttagaagaaatggagtaggcctcatagtcaacaagagagtccgaaatgcagtacttggatgcagtctcaaaaacgacagaatgatctctgttcgtttccaagtcaaacaattcactatcacagtaatccaagtctgtgccgcagccagtaatgctgaagaagctctaacacccccaaaagatgtccttttcattataggggaatggaatgcaaaagtaggaaaccaagagatagctggagtaacaggcaagtgtggccttggaatacaaaatgaagcagggcaacagctaacagagttttgccaagaggacgcactggtcatagcaaacaccctcttccaacaacacaagagaagactctacacatggacatcaccagatggtcaataccgaaatcagactgattatattctttacagccgaagatggagaagctctatacagtcagcaaaaacaagactgggagctgactgtggttaagatcatgaactccttattgcaaaattcagacttaaattgaaagtagagaaaaccactagaccatccaggtatgacctaaatcaaatcccttacaattatacagtggaagtgacaaatagattcaagggattagatctggtagagtatCTGCAGAACTatagacggaggttcatgacattgtacaggaggcagtgatcaagaccatccccaaggaaaagaaatgcaaaaaggtaaaatggttgtctgaggaggccttacaaatagctgagtaaagaagagaagcaaaaagcaaaggagaa
This portion of the Cervus canadensis isolate Bull #8, Minnesota chromosome 2, ASM1932006v1, whole genome shotgun sequence genome encodes:
- the LOC122437265 gene encoding inward rectifier potassium channel 13-like, with translation MDGSHCKVIAPLLTQRRRRMVTKDGHSTLQMDGAQTGLVYLRDAWGTLMDMRWRWMMLVFAASFVIHWLVFAALWCLCGEDCPAKKSSFLNSLY